In Candidatus Chlorohelix allophototropha, one DNA window encodes the following:
- a CDS encoding CPBP family intramembrane glutamic endopeptidase has product MSECREKAAVQSWYLKPARWAVTAVKLLGLALALYLGRAIILAFLPRNLRADQLVRYASSGFIYITFLFAITYVLANNPELRLRMGVKMVKQGWQWLTPLIFLLFGLIAVSVRLVYGTGSTTFENSNLILTTIILFGSVIGAPLVEEIIYRGLLFALLLKWGAYLAPNPRWHSSYIAIGVTALIFALAHVGTSPFFMAVLLSGGIIYGWVRWKSDSLLPGIVGHIAWNGALAIGQILTS; this is encoded by the coding sequence ATGAGCGAATGTCGCGAAAAAGCTGCCGTTCAAAGTTGGTATTTAAAACCAGCACGCTGGGCTGTAACAGCCGTTAAACTGTTGGGGTTGGCGCTGGCGCTTTATCTCGGCAGAGCAATTATATTGGCGTTTCTACCTCGTAATCTTCGCGCCGATCAATTAGTGCGCTACGCCTCAAGCGGCTTCATCTATATAACCTTTCTGTTTGCAATTACCTACGTATTGGCTAATAATCCCGAATTGCGTCTCAGAATGGGAGTAAAAATGGTTAAACAAGGCTGGCAGTGGCTAACCCCTCTGATATTTTTGCTGTTTGGTTTAATCGCTGTAAGCGTAAGATTGGTATACGGTACTGGCTCAACCACTTTTGAAAATAGCAACCTGATTCTAACAACCATAATATTATTCGGTAGTGTTATCGGGGCACCACTGGTCGAAGAAATAATCTATCGAGGGTTGCTATTCGCGCTCTTGCTAAAATGGGGGGCTTATTTAGCGCCAAACCCGCGTTGGCATTCCTCCTATATTGCCATTGGTGTCACTGCGCTTATATTTGCACTGGCACATGTCGGAACAAGTCCATTTTTTATGGCAGTATTACTTTCCGGTGGTATAATCTATGGCTGGGTGCGCTGGAAAAGCGACTCTCTATTGCCGGGAATCGTCGGGCATATCGCCTGGAACGGTGCACTGGCAATCGGGCAAATACTCACATCATAA
- a CDS encoding TetR/AcrR family transcriptional regulator codes for MTDRQDRSHTRIEKILDAAVEIFSRKGYRDSGVDDIVVESQTSKGGIYFHFPNKQAIFLTLLDRMANLLHSRAEEALNAEPDLLKKGDALLLNMLKTFGSHRRLTQLFLVEALGAGHEFNDKIMELHGRFSTLVQSYLDELVKAGVVAPINSQVASIAWFGAVNETVTRWILTGQPVNLEDAYPTLRLLLRRGVGLN; via the coding sequence ATGACCGACAGGCAGGATCGCAGCCACACACGTATAGAGAAAATATTGGATGCAGCGGTAGAGATATTCTCCCGCAAAGGTTACCGTGATAGTGGCGTAGATGACATCGTGGTGGAGTCGCAAACTTCAAAGGGCGGTATCTATTTTCATTTCCCCAACAAGCAAGCGATCTTCCTGACTCTGCTCGATCGTATGGCAAACTTGCTACATTCCCGCGCTGAAGAAGCCCTAAATGCCGAGCCAGACCTGCTGAAAAAAGGCGACGCCCTCTTGCTAAATATGCTCAAAACCTTTGGGAGTCATCGCCGTCTCACTCAGCTTTTTCTGGTAGAAGCGCTTGGCGCAGGTCACGAATTTAATGACAAGATAATGGAGCTACACGGACGTTTCTCTACGTTGGTGCAAAGCTATCTGGATGAACTGGTGAAGGCAGGGGTAGTTGCCCCAATCAATAGCCAAGTGGCAAGTATTGCGTGGTTCGGAGCGGTAAACGAAACTGTTACGCGCTGGATACTTACCGGACAGCCTGTCAATCTGGAAGATGCATACCCTACCTTGCGTTTATTGCTGAGACGCGGTGTCGGGTTAAATTAA
- a CDS encoding succinate dehydrogenase iron-sulfur subunit: MQVTVKVLRFDPEKDKKAHFQSYELEADPLDRILDVLNTIKWYQDGTLTFRRSCAHGVCGSDAVRINGRNRLACKVLVQDIGKKIQIEPMLGFTIIKDLVVDMEPFFAKYRSIKPYLINYDDAPAAERIQSSEERDVFDETTKCILCGACSGSCPPYWASGDFIGPAAIVNAHRFIFDTRDQGAEDRLAVLGEAEGLFRCRTVFNCTDACPRDIPVTKAIEEIKRYMLYRR; encoded by the coding sequence ATGCAAGTAACGGTGAAAGTTTTGCGCTTCGACCCTGAAAAGGATAAAAAGGCGCATTTCCAATCCTATGAATTAGAGGCAGACCCGCTTGATAGAATTCTTGATGTACTCAACACCATCAAGTGGTATCAGGACGGTACTCTTACTTTCCGCCGGAGTTGCGCACACGGCGTTTGTGGTAGCGATGCAGTACGTATCAACGGACGTAACCGTCTGGCTTGTAAAGTGCTGGTACAAGATATAGGCAAGAAAATTCAGATTGAGCCAATGCTCGGTTTTACCATTATCAAAGACTTGGTAGTGGACATGGAACCTTTCTTTGCCAAATATCGCTCTATCAAACCCTACCTGATTAATTATGACGATGCGCCTGCCGCCGAGCGGATACAATCTTCTGAAGAACGCGATGTATTCGATGAAACCACCAAGTGTATCCTTTGCGGCGCTTGTAGCGGTAGTTGCCCTCCTTACTGGGCAAGCGGCGATTTTATTGGACCTGCTGCAATAGTAAATGCGCATCGCTTCATTTTCGATACCCGCGACCAAGGCGCAGAAGATCGCCTTGCCGTTCTGGGCGAAGCCGAAGGTCTATTCCGTTGCCGTACCGTCTTTAACTGCACCGATGCCTGCCCACGCGATATCCCGGTAACGAAAGCTATCGAGGAAATAAAGCGCTATATGCTATATCGACGATAA
- a CDS encoding class I SAM-dependent methyltransferase, which yields MDEYAGFAYYYDLYYSDVTTDNPFYLEIIRQVGVDPHILELACGTGRLLIPLVEAGYRVTGLDLSDEMLERAHNKLTALPVQAQARTRLLKGDMRYPRTVLGSEKFEIVILGFNTFQHMYDDEDQIACLENARDMLSTQGVFVLAMDNSTPDEEPANKLTELYGVMHDPERQSTVTLMVSTTDFPHHQIRTRRYMYYERLPGGNNDLVCNTTLKLRYFYADELKNLLEKVGFKIVESYGSYYFEEYAAESPRIIYICQKAEPEQA from the coding sequence TTGGATGAATATGCTGGGTTCGCCTACTATTATGACCTGTATTATTCTGATGTAACCACCGACAATCCATTTTATCTGGAAATCATTCGGCAAGTAGGCGTTGACCCTCATATTCTTGAACTGGCGTGCGGTACAGGGCGTTTGCTCATACCGCTGGTAGAAGCGGGTTATCGAGTCACCGGGTTAGACCTTTCCGATGAAATGCTTGAGCGCGCCCATAACAAGTTAACAGCCCTGCCCGTGCAAGCTCAAGCGCGTACTCGCTTGCTTAAGGGCGACATGCGTTACCCGCGCACCGTTCTTGGTTCAGAAAAGTTTGAGATAGTCATTCTAGGCTTTAACACCTTCCAGCACATGTATGATGATGAAGATCAGATTGCTTGCCTTGAGAATGCGCGAGATATGCTGTCAACTCAAGGTGTTTTTGTGTTGGCAATGGATAATTCAACTCCCGATGAAGAACCCGCCAACAAACTGACCGAGCTTTATGGTGTTATGCATGATCCAGAACGGCAAAGCACCGTAACCTTGATGGTCAGTACTACCGACTTTCCTCACCACCAGATTCGCACTCGACGTTACATGTACTACGAAAGGCTACCGGGCGGTAATAACGATTTAGTTTGTAATACCACCCTCAAGTTGCGCTATTTTTATGCAGATGAGTTAAAAAACCTGCTTGAAAAAGTCGGATTCAAAATAGTAGAGTCTTATGGCAGTTATTACTTTGAAGAGTATGCCGCCGAAAGCCCTCGCATTATATATATTTGTCAGAAAGCAGAGCCGGAACAAGCGTGA
- a CDS encoding succinate dehydrogenase, with protein sequence MAVETQAQSQQKRRYTSKGSRPKPANQFELYSWYFFRVSGILLIIFALGHLVIMHLLNNVDVIDYQFVANRWANPLWRTYDLILLFLALLHGLNGARVLIYDYVSARGWRMFALSTLYAVGIFFILIGSQVIITFNPVVPVK encoded by the coding sequence ATGGCAGTCGAAACTCAAGCTCAATCCCAACAGAAACGTCGCTATACTTCTAAAGGCTCACGTCCCAAACCCGCTAATCAGTTTGAACTCTATAGCTGGTATTTCTTCCGGGTTTCAGGCATCCTGTTGATTATTTTTGCGCTCGGTCACCTTGTAATCATGCACCTACTCAATAATGTGGATGTGATTGATTACCAATTTGTTGCAAATCGCTGGGCTAACCCGCTCTGGCGCACCTACGACCTGATCTTGCTCTTTCTAGCGCTTTTGCATGGCTTGAACGGCGCAAGGGTACTGATTTATGATTATGTCAGCGCAAGAGGCTGGCGTATGTTCGCCCTTTCTACCTTATATGCGGTTGGCATATTCTTTATACTAATCGGATCACAGGTCATCATTACTTTTAATCCGGTTGTGCCGGTAAAGTAA
- the gcvT gene encoding glycine cleavage system aminomethyltransferase GcvT: MTDIASLKKTPLHTLHQQIGARLIEFGGWHMPVQYSGIIDEHKAVRTAVGLFDLCHMGEFEISGATALDFLQYLCTNDISKLEVGQAQYNLMCYPDGGIVDDLIVYRLPNKYYVVVNAANIAKDHKWMLECSLIRGSDVIIQNVSERTALISIQGPLSLEILAPLTDVAVGDLKYYSIASGKVGELSALVARTGYTGEDGYEIFVKAADAETLWNLLSEAGKDKGIKPIGLGARDTLRLEAKMALYGNDIDARVNPLEAGLERFVNLDKGNFSGRATLVAKQKEGIKRKLVGFEMKGREIGRHGYKITKDGKEIGFVTSGAPSPSLGKNIGLALVSVEFAEVGTTFQVVVRDQPAEAVVVKTPFYKKAKK; the protein is encoded by the coding sequence ATGACCGATATCGCGAGTTTGAAAAAAACCCCACTTCACACGCTACACCAACAAATCGGAGCACGTTTAATTGAATTTGGGGGTTGGCACATGCCCGTTCAGTACAGCGGCATAATCGACGAACATAAGGCAGTTCGTACCGCCGTGGGTCTCTTTGACCTGTGCCACATGGGTGAATTTGAAATTAGCGGCGCAACCGCGCTGGATTTTCTGCAATACCTTTGCACCAATGATATATCCAAGTTAGAAGTTGGACAGGCGCAATACAACCTTATGTGCTACCCCGACGGTGGTATTGTGGACGACCTGATTGTTTACCGACTTCCTAACAAATATTACGTAGTCGTAAACGCTGCCAACATTGCTAAAGACCACAAATGGATGCTTGAATGTTCCCTAATTCGAGGCAGCGACGTTATAATACAGAATGTTTCCGAACGAACCGCCCTGATCTCGATCCAGGGACCGCTCTCACTCGAAATCCTCGCTCCTCTAACCGATGTAGCAGTGGGTGACTTGAAATATTACAGCATTGCCAGCGGCAAAGTTGGCGAGTTATCCGCGCTGGTAGCCCGCACCGGCTATACCGGTGAGGACGGCTACGAAATCTTTGTGAAGGCAGCGGATGCCGAAACCCTCTGGAATTTACTTTCAGAAGCCGGCAAAGATAAAGGCATAAAACCAATCGGTTTGGGCGCACGCGATACCTTGCGCCTTGAAGCTAAAATGGCATTGTACGGCAACGATATTGATGCCAGAGTTAACCCACTGGAAGCCGGATTGGAACGCTTTGTAAATCTGGATAAGGGTAATTTTTCCGGACGTGCTACCTTAGTTGCCAAACAAAAAGAAGGTATCAAGCGAAAGCTAGTTGGGTTTGAAATGAAAGGTCGCGAAATCGGGCGACACGGCTACAAAATAACCAAAGACGGCAAGGAAATCGGATTTGTTACCAGCGGTGCGCCTTCGCCATCATTGGGCAAAAATATCGGGTTGGCGCTTGTTTCGGTAGAATTTGCCGAAGTAGGTACAACGTTTCAGGTAGTGGTACGCGACCAGCCAGCGGAGGCGGTCGTGGTTAAAACGCCTTTCTATAAGAAAGCAAAAAAGTAA
- the gcvH gene encoding glycine cleavage system protein GcvH has protein sequence MNFPENLKYSKEHEWVKVEGDVAIVGITEFAQDELGDIVYVDAPDVGKQLSQNQTFGVIESVKTVSDLYSPLSGEVIEVNAAVVNTPELVNKDPHGEGWIIKLKANNLAELNNLMDSVAYRALIGK, from the coding sequence ATGAATTTCCCTGAAAATTTGAAGTACAGCAAAGAACATGAATGGGTAAAAGTGGAAGGCGATGTTGCCATCGTGGGCATTACCGAATTTGCACAGGATGAACTGGGCGATATTGTTTACGTGGACGCGCCTGATGTGGGCAAGCAGTTGTCCCAAAACCAGACTTTTGGCGTAATTGAGTCGGTCAAAACCGTTTCGGATCTCTATAGCCCTCTATCAGGCGAAGTTATCGAGGTCAATGCAGCGGTAGTAAACACGCCCGAATTGGTAAACAAAGACCCTCACGGAGAGGGCTGGATTATCAAACTAAAAGCCAATAATCTGGCTGAATTGAACAATCTGATGGATTCGGTGGCTTACCGCGCTTTGATCGGTAAATAG
- a CDS encoding histidine phosphatase family protein — MSETSQNTGSNPFMSRANATEILLIRHADALPDPAEVVAGGSYDDQPLSAKGRAQAEALAQRWGGIKLKAIYSSPLRRTIETATPLANLQALDIIPIDGVREINIGSQFTLEGNLSPAETAAALRERLDRIIQLAAIHGSWDAVNTEEGSATFRKRVVEAMDSLALKHTGDRIAVFSHGGAINIYISEVLGVNRDFFFPCGNTSVTFLRIFKGQDGKPQRLLVSLNELSHLRDVGLLKED; from the coding sequence ATGAGCGAGACTTCTCAAAACACCGGGTCGAATCCTTTTATGAGCCGAGCTAACGCCACCGAAATATTGCTGATAAGACATGCCGATGCCTTGCCCGACCCTGCCGAAGTTGTTGCCGGCGGCAGTTACGATGACCAACCTTTAAGCGCAAAAGGACGCGCCCAAGCCGAAGCGCTGGCGCAACGGTGGGGAGGTATCAAGCTAAAGGCAATTTATAGCAGCCCTTTGCGGCGCACCATCGAAACCGCTACCCCGCTCGCCAATTTACAGGCGCTTGACATCATCCCTATTGATGGTGTGCGTGAGATTAATATAGGTTCGCAATTCACGCTCGAAGGAAATTTATCTCCGGCTGAAACTGCCGCCGCATTGCGAGAACGGCTTGACCGCATTATCCAGCTTGCGGCAATACATGGCAGTTGGGATGCTGTTAATACGGAAGAAGGCTCCGCCACTTTCCGTAAGCGGGTTGTAGAAGCAATGGATAGCCTTGCCTTAAAGCACACCGGAGACCGAATAGCTGTCTTTTCGCATGGTGGCGCAATAAACATTTATATTTCGGAAGTGTTAGGGGTTAATCGCGATTTCTTCTTCCCTTGCGGAAACACTTCGGTAACCTTTTTGCGTATATTTAAGGGTCAAGACGGAAAGCCACAACGCCTGTTGGTTTCGCTCAATGAACTAAGCCATCTGCGCGATGTTGGATTATTAAAAGAAGATTGA
- a CDS encoding putative quinol monooxygenase has translation MICLAVTYIIKPGHENEAINLLKIMTELTREEPGNLLYIAHRSPTQPNRFFLYEQYTEQAAVDAHRASPHFQQYVIGGLFNILESRTPESYEPI, from the coding sequence ATGATTTGTCTAGCGGTTACTTATATCATCAAGCCCGGTCACGAAAATGAAGCTATAAATCTCCTAAAAATCATGACCGAGTTGACCCGTGAGGAACCGGGCAACCTGCTATACATAGCGCATCGCTCACCTACTCAGCCAAATCGCTTCTTCCTATACGAGCAATATACCGAGCAAGCAGCGGTGGACGCGCATCGCGCTTCCCCCCATTTCCAACAATATGTGATAGGTGGCCTTTTTAACATCTTGGAAAGCCGCACTCCTGAAAGCTACGAACCAATTTAG
- the gcvPA gene encoding aminomethyl-transferring glycine dehydrogenase subunit GcvPA: MNYVPNSDVELQEMLKSIGVDSVEELFEVVPKQVRFPKLDLPKALSELETTRLMNGLASRNWNLRDHASFLGAGSYNHYVPSVVGHLVGRSEFYTAYTPYQPEVSQGTLQAIYEYQTMMGELFNMDVSNASMYDGASALAEAAIMAVNVTNRNKVIIPKTVHPDSRAVTRTYTEPQGIVIAEYETMEEAVAALDDQTAALLVQQPDFLGQIQDLKKLADAAHAKGALFVVSAYPTSLGLLKPPGECGADIAVGEGQSLGMRPSFGGPYVGIFTCRNEYIRNLPGRIVGQTTDKTGKRAFVLTLQTREQHIRREKATSNICTNEGLIALVVTVYLSAMGKQGLHEVAEQCYHKAHYAADEIAKLPGYSLLLEGAFFNEFLVRVPNIEIVQAACKEAGIIGGYALGKEYPQFADCLLFCCTEMNTREEIDCLVEVLRGA, encoded by the coding sequence ATGAATTATGTTCCTAATTCCGATGTTGAGCTTCAGGAAATGCTGAAAAGCATCGGTGTCGATTCGGTTGAAGAGCTTTTCGAGGTAGTACCCAAACAGGTGCGCTTCCCTAAACTCGACCTACCCAAAGCCCTCTCTGAACTAGAAACAACTCGCCTGATGAACGGTTTGGCTTCCCGCAACTGGAATTTGCGTGATCATGCCTCTTTCCTCGGAGCAGGAAGTTACAACCACTATGTACCCAGTGTAGTTGGGCATTTGGTGGGGCGTTCTGAGTTTTATACCGCATATACTCCTTACCAGCCCGAAGTAAGTCAGGGTACTTTGCAAGCCATTTACGAATATCAAACCATGATGGGCGAACTCTTCAACATGGATGTTTCAAACGCTTCTATGTATGACGGGGCAAGCGCGCTGGCAGAAGCCGCCATTATGGCAGTTAACGTCACTAATAGAAACAAAGTGATAATCCCTAAAACGGTACACCCTGACTCCCGTGCCGTAACGCGCACCTATACCGAACCGCAGGGTATCGTTATCGCCGAATATGAAACCATGGAAGAAGCGGTTGCCGCCCTTGATGACCAAACTGCCGCTCTGTTGGTTCAACAGCCTGATTTTCTGGGGCAGATTCAAGATTTGAAAAAGCTCGCGGATGCGGCTCACGCTAAAGGGGCGTTGTTTGTAGTTTCAGCCTATCCTACCTCATTGGGCTTGCTCAAACCGCCCGGTGAGTGTGGCGCAGATATTGCGGTAGGCGAAGGGCAAAGCCTCGGAATGCGCCCTAGCTTTGGTGGACCTTATGTGGGTATTTTCACCTGTCGTAATGAATATATCCGCAACTTGCCCGGTCGCATAGTGGGACAGACCACCGATAAAACGGGCAAACGCGCTTTTGTGCTAACCCTCCAGACTCGCGAACAGCATATCCGACGCGAAAAAGCCACCAGCAATATATGCACTAACGAAGGCTTGATCGCTTTGGTCGTTACCGTTTACCTGAGCGCAATGGGCAAACAAGGTTTGCACGAAGTAGCGGAACAATGCTATCACAAAGCCCACTATGCCGCTGACGAAATTGCCAAACTTCCCGGTTACAGCTTGCTACTAGAAGGCGCTTTCTTCAATGAGTTCTTAGTACGTGTACCAAATATAGAAATAGTGCAAGCAGCTTGTAAAGAAGCCGGAATAATCGGCGGTTATGCTCTTGGCAAAGAGTACCCCCAATTTGCCGATTGCTTGCTCTTTTGCTGCACCGAAATGAACACCAGAGAAGAAATTGATTGTTTGGTGGAAGTGTTGCGCGGAGCGTAA
- the sdhC gene encoding succinate dehydrogenase, cytochrome b556 subunit yields the protein MYRGQFGMWLWILHRLTGVGILGFLFLHIADTYLVGLGPSYYEDLVFLYKIPPFRIIEVLLVGAVLFHASNGLRIILLDFWESAIKYHKQLFYFTLALFLVLWLPAAIIMLSSVKWT from the coding sequence ATGTATCGTGGTCAATTTGGTATGTGGCTCTGGATACTCCATCGCCTCACAGGTGTTGGGATTCTGGGCTTCCTTTTTCTGCATATTGCTGATACCTATCTGGTAGGGCTTGGTCCGAGTTACTACGAAGACCTCGTTTTTCTTTACAAAATCCCACCCTTCCGCATTATTGAAGTGCTTTTGGTAGGGGCGGTATTGTTCCATGCATCTAATGGCTTGCGTATAATCCTGCTGGACTTCTGGGAATCCGCTATCAAATACCATAAGCAGCTTTTTTACTTCACCTTAGCTCTTTTCTTGGTGCTGTGGCTGCCCGCTGCTATAATAATGCTGAGCAGCGTAAAATGGACATAG
- the sdhA gene encoding succinate dehydrogenase flavoprotein subunit: MYHKYDAVVIGAGGAGLSAAIKLVGKGNVAVISKLYPSRSHTGAAQGGICAALGNCEEDHWEWHMFDTVKGGDYLTDQDAAEILAREAIDAIYELEHMGLPFNRTPEGKIDQRRFGGHTRNYGEGPVRRACYSADRTGHMILQTLYQQGIKNNVTFFNEFHLMDILINNGRCVGVTAIDIKTGELHTFQTKAAILATGGYGRAWKVTSNAHACTGDGMTSAYRAGVPLMDMEMYQFHPTGLYRIGVLLSEAARGEGGILRNSVGERFCERYAPTLKDLAPRDMVSRFIAQEIREGRGAGPDKDYVYLHVDHLGKEVIDAKLPDITDFARTYLKVEPYKEGVPIQPTAHYAMGGVPTNVNGEVIIDENATVLPGLYAAGEVACVSVHGANRLGTNSLVDLVVFGRRAGMKAAEYIKTVDFEELPANHESKANQLIGWVNAGTDPKRKEIAADIRKELQREMEENVKVVRNEKGMTHALTKIQELKGRYLKVRLQDPSSKFNTERLEILELGSLLEVAEATAKGALERKESRGAHYREDMLNRDDVNFLKHTLAYRSEDGGVSRLAYKPVSITRFQPKERKY, encoded by the coding sequence ATGTACCATAAATATGATGCCGTAGTAATAGGAGCAGGTGGGGCTGGCCTGTCTGCTGCTATAAAGCTAGTCGGCAAGGGTAACGTGGCGGTAATCAGTAAACTGTATCCCAGCCGCTCGCATACCGGCGCTGCTCAAGGTGGTATCTGCGCCGCGCTAGGCAATTGCGAGGAAGACCATTGGGAATGGCACATGTTCGATACGGTCAAAGGTGGCGATTACCTGACCGATCAGGATGCCGCCGAAATCCTAGCACGCGAAGCAATTGATGCCATTTACGAACTTGAGCATATGGGATTGCCCTTTAACCGCACTCCCGAAGGTAAAATTGACCAGCGCCGTTTCGGTGGTCACACCCGCAACTACGGAGAAGGTCCGGTACGCCGTGCCTGCTATTCCGCAGACCGCACCGGACATATGATTCTTCAAACTCTATACCAACAGGGTATCAAGAATAATGTAACTTTCTTTAACGAATTCCACCTGATGGATATATTGATCAATAACGGGCGTTGCGTAGGCGTTACAGCTATTGACATCAAAACGGGCGAATTGCACACTTTCCAAACCAAAGCGGCTATTCTTGCTACCGGCGGTTATGGACGCGCTTGGAAAGTTACCTCGAATGCTCACGCTTGCACCGGCGATGGTATGACCAGTGCCTATCGTGCTGGTGTACCCTTGATGGATATGGAAATGTATCAGTTCCATCCCACCGGGCTTTATCGCATCGGCGTATTGCTTTCCGAAGCGGCACGTGGTGAAGGTGGTATCCTGCGTAATTCAGTAGGCGAACGCTTCTGCGAACGCTACGCCCCAACCCTTAAAGACCTTGCCCCACGTGATATGGTAAGTCGCTTTATCGCTCAGGAAATCCGGGAAGGGCGCGGAGCGGGACCAGATAAGGACTATGTGTATCTGCACGTAGATCACCTCGGCAAAGAGGTCATTGACGCTAAATTGCCTGATATTACCGATTTTGCCCGCACCTACCTAAAAGTTGAGCCGTATAAAGAAGGTGTGCCGATTCAGCCTACCGCTCACTACGCAATGGGTGGCGTACCCACCAACGTGAATGGCGAAGTTATAATAGATGAGAACGCCACCGTATTACCCGGCTTATACGCTGCCGGTGAGGTTGCCTGTGTTTCTGTCCACGGCGCAAACCGCCTCGGTACTAACTCATTGGTAGACCTTGTGGTATTCGGACGACGTGCCGGTATGAAAGCGGCAGAATACATCAAAACGGTAGATTTCGAGGAATTACCTGCTAATCATGAATCCAAAGCAAACCAGTTAATTGGTTGGGTTAATGCCGGAACCGATCCCAAGCGCAAGGAAATTGCCGCCGACATTCGCAAAGAATTACAGCGCGAAATGGAAGAAAATGTAAAAGTAGTGCGCAACGAAAAAGGCATGACCCACGCCCTGACAAAAATACAGGAGTTGAAGGGACGCTACCTTAAAGTACGCTTGCAAGACCCAAGCAGTAAATTCAACACCGAACGCTTGGAAATTCTTGAACTTGGCTCGCTGCTTGAAGTTGCCGAAGCCACTGCCAAGGGCGCGCTGGAACGCAAAGAAAGTCGGGGCGCACATTATCGCGAGGATATGTTAAACCGCGACGATGTGAACTTCCTGAAGCATACGCTGGCTTATCGCAGCGAGGATGGTGGTGTTTCGCGCCTTGCCTATAAACCCGTATCCATAACCAGGTTCCAGCCAAAGGAGCGCAAATACTAG
- a CDS encoding class I SAM-dependent methyltransferase: MSESRAGTSVNPYDNIAEYYDTKYARFDADLDFYVEMVRRAGANARVLELACGSGRVTLPLLEAGYRVAGLDASEKMLEIARNKAIGFKETARFFPADMRNFELGEQFDFIFIALNSFQHLLSQPEQIDCLNAARKHLAPAGLFILDIQNPEIKEQYPADGRLELDSEFQNPKNGNLVQVFLSATAEPAMQQRHYRYIFDEIEADNSLRRTVTSFNLRYIYRYEAELLLDKSGFSIEDLYGSYEFDEYHAGSEKLIYVCRRKA; this comes from the coding sequence TTGTCAGAAAGCAGAGCCGGAACAAGCGTGAACCCCTACGACAACATCGCCGAATATTACGATACTAAGTATGCAAGGTTCGATGCTGACCTTGATTTTTACGTTGAGATGGTACGCCGTGCTGGAGCTAATGCGCGAGTGTTGGAATTGGCGTGCGGTTCAGGACGGGTTACACTTCCGCTATTGGAAGCAGGTTATCGAGTTGCCGGATTGGATGCTTCCGAAAAAATGCTGGAGATTGCACGCAATAAAGCGATTGGTTTTAAAGAAACGGCACGCTTCTTTCCGGCGGACATGCGCAATTTTGAGCTAGGTGAACAATTCGATTTTATTTTCATCGCGCTCAATTCTTTCCAACATCTACTCAGCCAGCCCGAACAAATTGATTGCCTAAACGCTGCCCGCAAACATCTTGCGCCTGCTGGGCTGTTTATACTTGATATACAAAACCCAGAAATCAAGGAACAATATCCCGCCGATGGAAGGCTTGAACTGGATAGCGAGTTTCAGAATCCAAAAAACGGCAATCTGGTGCAGGTTTTCTTAAGCGCTACTGCAGAACCGGCGATGCAGCAACGCCATTATCGCTACATATTCGATGAAATTGAGGCAGATAATAGCTTGCGGCGCACCGTAACATCCTTTAACCTTCGTTATATTTATCGCTACGAAGCGGAACTGCTGCTCGATAAAAGCGGCTTTTCCATCGAAGATTTGTATGGATCTTATGAATTTGACGAATACCACGCAGGCAGCGAAAAATTAATCTATGTGTGCCGCCGCAAAGCTTGA